The following are from one region of the Nymphaea colorata isolate Beijing-Zhang1983 chromosome 7, ASM883128v2, whole genome shotgun sequence genome:
- the LOC116258056 gene encoding ninja-family protein 2-like produces MDLLQKLMARDGRKADASGPEEEDPAGLELGLSLGGCFSSDKKKLGRAASIANLEMVQSGEPPSFRTNKLSRWSSLPAKNSWLDPSSEIGFLLPERQEIGELSAYGGEAKRQRLAGRFEETLSLDQTHEGGSRRGAGPDFSMDFSCRVGMLRSIATTDRQSEMGFSGHFPAPSQGSCSSGISDLSNRTSQGLSGSKSLKCLDSQRGVGGGDSIARSESVPAKMKSMMGDLPYVCTRDAGQNGKKIEGFLYKYDKGEEIRIVCACHGNFLSPAEFVKHGGGGDVEHPLRHIVVNPFPPFLR; encoded by the exons ATGGATCTCCTGCAGAAACTCATGGCCAGAGATGGCCGGAAAGCGGATGCCTCTGGACCGGAAGAGGAAGACCCGGCGGGTCTCGAGCTCGGTCTCTCCTTAGGCGGCTGCTTCTCGTCCGACAAGAAGAAACTCGGTAGGGCGGCGTCCATCGCGAATCTGGAAATGGTTCAGTCTGGTGAGCCGCCTTCCTTCCGCACAAACAAGCTCAGTCGGTGGTCTTCCCTTCCAGCGAAGAATTCATGGCTGGATCCCTCCTCAGAGATCGGATTTCTGTTGCCGGAAAGGCAGGAAATTGGGGAATTGAGTGCTTATGGAGGGGAAGCTAAACGGCAGAGACTGGCGGGGAGATTTGAAGAAACCCTGTCCCTGGACCAAACGCATGAGGGAGGGAGCAGAAGGGGAGCTGGCCCTGATTTTTCCATGGACTTCTCATGTCGAGTCGGAATGCTTCGGAGCATCGCGACTACCGATCGGCAGTCGGAAATGGGCTTCTCTGGCCATTTTCCGGCACCTTCACAAGGCAGTTGTTCATCCGGTATATCGGACCTCAGCAACCGAACTTCTCAAG GATTAAGCGGCAGCAAGAGCTTAAAATGTTTAGACAGCCAACGTGGTGTTGGAGGAGGagattcaattgctcgatcagagagcGTTCCGGCAAAAATGAAGTCAATGATGGGTGATCTGCCCTACGTCTGCACTAGGGATGCGGGCCAGAACGGGAAGAAGATAGAAGGATTCTTGTATAAATATGACAAAGGGGAAGAAATAAGGATCGTTTGTGCTTGTCATGGTAACTTTCTTTCGCCTGCTGAGTTTGTCAAGCATGGAGGAGGTGGCGACGTGGAACACCCCCTCAGACATATTGTGGTAaatcctttccctcctttcttgAGGTAG
- the LOC116257073 gene encoding mitochondrial import receptor subunit TOM5 homolog, which translates to MAGVSVSVEKVKEFISSQIQDEEKWAFNMRMLRSIGMFAGSIFLMRNFGDLMAI; encoded by the exons ATGGCGGGGGTTTCCGTTTCAGTAGAGAAGGTGAAAGAATTTATCAGCTCGCAGATCCAGGACGAGGAGAAATGGGCGTTCAATATG CGGATGCTGCGTTCAATTGGAATGTTTGCTGGCTCCATATTTCTGATGCGAAACTTTGGAGATCTCATGGCGATATGA
- the LOC116257390 gene encoding protein ALP1-like: MYTDEMMPAHIRHSKRFFPYFENCLGAIDDTHIPAWVPASDQARFRNRKGFVSQNVMAVVGLDTRFHYVLAGWEGSATDSRVLYNALDHETDPFVVPEGKFYLADGGYPNIVGLLTPYRGHRYHMSEFNTRGARSPRTEEELFNHRHSSLRNTVERTFGMLKGRFSILKMQVQYPFQKQAQIVLATCVLHNFIIEHNPNAEQFDDEDAPSTDNFVLSEPEIASQTHQRGSNNALRAAISSQMFTDYQLNRQRR; the protein is encoded by the exons ATGTATACTGATGAGATGATGCCAGCACATATTCGACATTCTAAAcgattctttccatattttgaG AATTGTTTAGGAGCAATCGATGACACACATATACCTGCATGGGTCCCAGCTTCAGATCAAGCAAGGTTTCGCAATAGAAAAGGTTTCGTTTCTCAAAACGTCATGGCTGTAGTCGGATTAGATACTAGATTCCACTACGTTTTGGCTggatgggaaggaagtgcaacAGACTCAAGAGTATTGTACAATGCACTAGATCATGAAACAGACCCATTTGTTGTCCCAGAAG GAAAATTTTATCTGGCTGATGGGGGGTATCCAAACATTGTCGGTTTGCTTACACCTTATCGAGGACATCGTTATCATATGTCTGAGTTTAACACTCGGGGAGCACGCTCACCTagaacagaagaagaattattcaaccataggcattcatcacttcgaaatacagtagaaagaacttttggcatgttgaaaggtcgtttttcaatattgaaaatgcaagttcaGTATCCattccaaaaacaagctcaaatcgttcttgctacatgtgtattgcacaacttcataattgaacacaatccaaatgccgagcaatttgatgatgaagatgcaccTTCGACTGATAACTTTGTCTTAAGCGAACCTgaaattgcaagccaaacacatcaGCGAGGAAGCAACAATGCTTTGAGAGCAGCTATAtcatctcaaatgtttacagattatcaattgaata gACAACGAAGATGA